The Bacteroidota bacterium sequence ATCAACTGTAACACCGGAATGAACCGACGAAATACATGGCAAAGCCGCTGACATGGCTTCGTTGACTACCAGTCCCCAAATGTCGTAGTTGGAGGGAAATACAAAACAGCTGCTTTTGGCTAACCATTGTGGCAGATCACTTTTCTGGACAAAGCCTGCAAAATTTACAACACGTTCCAGGTGATGGGTCTTCACATATTCTTCGAAAAAAAGTTTGTCGGCACCATCCCCAATCAAATCGAGCACAAAATCCTGACGATGTTTTGAAAGCACTTCAACAGCTTTCATCAATTGTTCCAGATTTTTTTTCCGAATGATAAAACCAACATACGTGAAATGCATTTTCTTCGGATCATTCACCATAGTTTTTCTTTCCCTGTCGGTTTGCTCAGAAAAAAAACGGGTGTCAACAGTATTTCGTGCGATGAAAATATTGTCGGCTTTCGCTCCGAGATCCTGAAGATATTCCTTTGCTCTTTGTCCGTATGCGATAAAGGCTGCAGCTCTGCGCAAAAGCATTTTCCTTTGCATGACACGCAAAGGAGAAAATTTCCCTCCCCTGCTTTTCACGGTTCCTGACCAAATCACGTAAGGTGTTTTACGAAAAAGTGATCTCCACCACAAACGAAGTGTTCCTACAGAAAAACCGTTGATGATGATGCAATCCGCGTGTTCCTTAGCCAGAGCTTTCAGCAGTCCTTTGTATGTAAAAACAATTTTCTCATTGTTACCAAAATCGAGTTTTCGCGAGTCCAGTATTTCATAGGGAAAAAGACAGTCGTTCATGTCCAGAACAAATTTTCTCCTGGCATAATTCTGAGCACCGAATATCACTTTGAATTCAATTTTGTGGTCGTTGCATTGTCGCCACATTTCATTGAACAGCGGTATCCTGTATGGATTTGGAATATTGGTAACCACGATTACTTTTTTCATAGGCGATAAAGTATCAAGGCAACCATTTTTTAAACCAGGACATGAGGAAGTACAATGTCCAGAGTTGATTTGTGACCTGCTGATCACCACTCCGAAGACGGTTCAATTGTTCTTCAAGTCCGGGATATGAAAACTGTGGATGATCTTTGCAAAATGATTTGAGATTTTGTCCGACGTAATCACTGATCAAATCTCCTGCCCACTCACGCAAAGGGACATTGAAACCTCTTTTCTTTCGGTATAGTAATTCATGACCAAGCTCCTGTTCAAGGCTCTTTTTCAGAATGTATTTCGGTTCGTTGTTTTTTATTTTTAGCGGACCCGGAACAGACAAGGCAAGATTCACGAAATCAGTATCCAGAAAAGGAGTTCGTATTTCAATAGAATGTGCCATTCCCAATTTATCCATTCTGTAAAGATAAAAATTGGGGATATTGAATTTGTATCCGAGATAGCACATCCAGTCAATAAATTTCAATTGAGGGTGACGTTTTTGAAGTTCATCAAACCGGTCTCTGAATTCTTTGATAACACTATAAGAATTCAGTCCTGAAGTACGTTGATTGTACTCATCGGAAAGAAATTTTCGTTTACTACTTTCCTTAAAACTCCTTGCGCCGCCCCAGAAAAAATCCTGGTTGTTAGCTGCACGGTGGAGAATATCGGCGAAGGGAGAGGTAGGTTTCACCATTTCAAATCCTGAAGCAACCATGCGTTTCAGGAAATCAGGCAAGGCGGAATAGGTCTGAAATGCAGGATGTCTTTTAATAAACTTCTGCCAGTTTCTATAGCCGGCAAAAAGTTCATCGCTTCCATCGCCGGTAAGCACTACAATTGTTCCGTTCTCTCTGGCCTTTTGTGAAATGAAATAAATGGGGATGCAGGTTGAATCCGCCATTGGTTCATCAAAGATGTCAATGATCTTCGGTAAAAAATCCCGGATATCCTGAGGGCTGATAATTTTTTCATAATGATCAGTCCCGTATTTCTTTGCTACTACTGCAGCATATTTCAATTCATCATAATCGGGCTGACCTTCAAACCCGACAGAATATGTTTTCACCGCATGACTTGAGCGTTTCGCCATTGCGGCTACGACGGCGCTTGAATCAACTCCACCGCTCAGGAACGCACCAACAGGCACATCACTGACCATCCTGTAATCAACAGCTTTTGAAAAAGCCTCCCTGATTTTTTCAGAAACCTGCTCTTCGGATTGATTGGAGAGATCAGTATAATTTACATCCCAATAAGGCTCATACGATTGGATACCGTTTTTCCCGACTTTCATTTTGTAAGCCGGATGAAACTTACTGATCCCTTTAAACATGGTCAGCGGCGGTGGTAATAAGTTATAAGTAAGGAAGTGATACAATGCATCCTCATCCAGCTCCGCTTTTACATAAGGTAATTCAAGTAATCCTTTAATCTCGGAGGAGAAAGCGAATACACCATTGCGCATGGAGTAATAAATCGGTTTCTTGCCTGCTCTGTCTCTTGCGAGAAACAACTCCTCCTTAGCAGGATCCCAGATCGCGAAAGCGAACATACCGTTCAGATACTGAAGACAATCTTCGCCGAATTTTTCATAGAGCAGCAATAAAATTTCCGTATCACCGGAGGAATTCAGTTGTTCATTTTTAAAAAAGCGCTCACGGATTTCTTTGTAATTATAAATCTCACCGTTAAAAACGATAGCCGTACCATTTTTTGAGATCATTGGCTGGTGGCCGGATGGAGAAAGGTCGATAATGGAAAGACGAAGGTGTCCAAAAAATACTTTTCCGGAAGGATCCTTCCAGTAACCACGATCATCCGGACCTCTGTGGCTGAGGCGCTCATTCATCGCGGCAATATTGTCCGCGGCGCGATCAATACCAACACCTGAAAAAGAAAAGAGTCCGTTTATTCCGCACATAATATTTCTCCGCGAATTTACGCTTTCAGTAATTCATCCATTGCATCCAGCCAGGCATTGCGAAAGTAGTTCATATCAAATTTCGAGACGAAAGATTTTCCTTTTTCCGCCAGTTCATTTCTGTTTTGCAAAACTTCTTTGACAGCCTGATTCAAACCTTCCGGTAACGGAACAATTTTTTGTCCGCCGCCTTCCAACAATTCACGCATACCTCCCACTCCACTTCCAATAACAGGAGTGCCACAAAGTAATGCTTCGTGAGCGATCCGGTTCCAGCCTTCTATCATTTTTGAAAATGTAATCACCACTGATGAAGCTGCAAGGAGAGACAAGTATTCTGAATGATCCACTTTCAGGTATTTAACAGGTAAATCCGGAGCATGATTTTGCGGCCCCGACATGACCAGGAAATAATTTTCATTACGAAGGGCTTCGTACACTTCGTAAGCGCCCTTTTGACGGGAAGCATTACCGATATAAATCAAGTGCTTATCTGAGGGAATGTTGTATTTTTCTTTAAATCCTGTTACGGAAGCTTGTGAGATAGTATATGGATTCGGATCAAAGCTATTGTAGATTACTTTCACATTTTTGCATCCGATATTTTCAAGATACGTTTTCCAAAACGAGGACACGGTCACAATCATATCCAGTTTCTGCAACTTTCTTTTTAATCTTCTGAAATACCAGCTGTGCTTTACAGAGGATTTTCCCAATACATCATCAATATGATGAACCATTCCCGCATATTTTATTCCTGACAAGCGCTTGCCGAAAACAATGGGATAGGGTTCGCAAATCACTGCATCAGCAGAAGGAACATCCTTCCTCATCCTCCTCCAATAAGACAACATGGATTCACCCGCCTGAAGCAATGCAGCTTCGCTCATTTCAACACTGAATTTTTCTTTCAGAGCCATTGCAGAAAAATAATCATAGGCATTTCCACCATTCGCAATGGAAGAAAGCCGCTGATCCCGGAAGGAATCACTGACAATATGCGTTTTTGTTTGCCAGATAATTTTTTTCATAAATGTAAACTACTGCTAAGGGTGTAAAAGTGAGGTAAAAAGGTACGATTGTAATTTCTACAAGTTTCAATGAAATTAAAATACTCCCCAATTTCAGAAGGAATATTCTCCTGAAGGAAAGGGCTTTCGATTCTAAATCTATTCAGTTTGTTCAGGACTTTATGAATTTTGTTTCCAAATAAAAGCGAACCGAATGGAACCGGAATGCCAAATTTGTGATAGGCAAGGTGCGTGGATTTTCTTAAACGAATATTTTTTGCAAGCTGAAGAGAACTTTCAGGAGAAACAAAAAAAGAACGATGGGCAAGCTCCTGTTCAAGAAATCGGCTCAATGCAGAGAAAAAATCATCAAACCAGGAAATCAATTCGTTCTCCGGATGATCCTGATCAAACCACTTCTGCCGGATATTCATGCATTGGTGAATTAAATCGTGTACTGGCCCTGACTGTATACCCAGAAATTCCAGATCGAATAAAAGTCCTTTTACATGCAAGAGAAGACTCCGCACTTTAAGTGTTTTGTACTCCTTTTGCAAGACAAGATTTACATACATCTTCAGAAGGAATTCAAGCGCTACTTGTTGCTTGAGAGTTGGTGAAATTCCTGTGGCAGAATCAGTACTTGTCAGCTTTTCTCCCGACAGTTGTTTGTATGTTCCAAAGAATGAAAATTTATCCGCCTCTCTGAATTGCTCTTTACTGCAACCATACAAATTGTGAATGAAAAGATATTTACCGGAATGGGTTAAAGCTGTGAGTGGCTGGACGTCCAGCTTCTGCTGATCATTGCAAACGACCACCATATCAATATCTGAAATTCCCGGAGCACCAACACTTCCCACCTGGTAGATAGCTGTTACCTGTGGAAATTGCAACAACCACTCGGACATGTGACTGAGTTCGTCGTTGTATTCCCTGACAGGGACAATATGAGGGATGTCAATCAGCTTATACTTGGGCATACTTTTCAGGCAGCAGCATTCCTTAACCGGATTCTAATCATTCCGGCAGGCCCGGTATCAATCACATCAAAATCATAACGATTTTTATGTTGTTGCAAGTGCATCAGCACTTCTACTCCTTTGCCGCGGTTTAATATATCGTGACAAAAGATAATTCCTTTTGGGGACATATGTTTTTCAATGAGATGAAATTCCGCAAGTGCACTACCTTTACGGGAATCGATGAACGCGATATCCACCTTTTGGGATACAAGATCTTTTTCGAGAAGGTTCCGCAATGTATTTACCGGCCCGGTATAATTTGCAAGCTCCTCATAGGCAGGGTTTGTGGTTTCTTCTCTGGTGACGCTCAGACCAAGAAGCGCATGAAAGTGATCGGCATTTTTATATTTTTCCCGGATAGCTTCATAATGCTGAGGAAATATTTCCAGTGTATAAAAATGACAACCCGGATAATTGGATTGCAGGTAATTGAATACATAGGTAGCAGAAATTCCACGACCGGTTCCGATTTCGATATAAGTCTCCGGTTTTACTTCATCGATTCCCTGTTTGAGCACTGTATAATCCAACTCGGTAACAGCGCCGGCATTATCAAAATGATCTCCACGCAGAGCTCTATAATATTTTTTTAGCCTCTTTTTGACGCCTTTTTTAAGGAACAAATAGAAAGAACCTGCCATCTGATTACGATTAATTGTCAAGACTGAATATATAAACTTCTGACAAGTTGGCCAGATTCGCAACTCTTTCGTAGAATTTCTGATCCAATTGCTCCTTCATTGAATCCGGGATACCCGGACCATACCTTTTTCTATATTGGGTCCAAATGTAACCGATTTTACTGAAGAGATTTTTTTGAAAATCGGTCATTTCATTTGGCCAGTTTTTTCTCATTTTGCTGACTTCTTCTATTATACTCCAGTCTTCTTCTTTAAAATCCTTTGCAGCAGCAGTAAAACTATACTTTTTGAAAATTCCCTGACGGTCCCTGGCCTGAACATACAATGCAGGAAGCATCATGAACTCGCTTAAAAAACTCTTTAGCTGATACAATGTTCTTGGTTGGCCGGTATATTGGGTTTTCTTTCTCAGGTGTCGGCACAATTCCTTCAAAGGTAAATAGTAATCCGTATTTGATTCGGGATAAATTGTAAGGGTATCTCCTCTTTCTGACAGCAGTGATTTTGCTTCCCGGATAACATCTGACGGAAGATACGTTTCAGGATAATGAGAAAGATCCGATTCGGTGAGCAGGAACCAGCCATGATGTTGAAGTGGATCCATACGCAACATGATCTCGCGTGTCTGATTAATTTTTTGGGCAGCGTTTATCAGACGTTGTTTATCTGTGAACACCTCATCCTTCAGGAAAATCAAGCCATCAAAATCACTGTAGATAACTTCTTCTCCGGTCGCAAGACTACCGTGTACAAAAGCATAAGCAATGTCATCTCTGATATCTTTAAGAGCGGAGATCATTTCTAATACTCCGGAATTGCTGCCATCATAGTAAGGCACATGAAATGAAATCGATGTTCCTACTTTTTCGGAAAAGGTTTCCTTCGCATATTCATCCATTACTTTTTGCGCATTTCTTTCGAACGGTAATGCAGGAAACAACGAAGAAAGAAATCCCTCCTTCACTGTAAAGCAGCCTCCGTTAAAATAACGGGACATCGTTGATCGAAAAGCAGGTGATGACACAGCAGATTGTAATTATTCGAAAAAAAACCTATTCCCCCTTTATTCTTATATGAAATAAGGTTCCGAAAGTTACATTTTTTAAGCTTATATCCTCTTTAGAAAAAGGATTTACCGGCCGTTTGAGTCAGGGAGTGAAAGACTGGAAATCATCCGGTTCAATTCTAAAACCTTCCTTTGGATAATTATTTCCATTCCCCTGAAACTTCCATAACAAAAGATAAGTTGAATTGAATGACTAATACTGTATTTCTATGGCGAAAAAGGATCTGAATATCGCTCCAAGCATTGTTTCACAATCACAGGCACAAAACCGAAATGAAATCATTGAATTATTCCGAAAAAATCCACTTCCGGATGATGAAATGATGCGAAACCTGGGTTTGTTTCTGAATCCCGCAGATTTGAAAAAGTTCCTTTTCATCAATGACCTTTATGTCAGGAATACAGGTATTCATGGTGTTATTATGGAATTTGGGGTCCGCTGGGGACAGAATCTGAATTTGTTCCAATCTCTGCGATCGATCTATGAGCCTTTCAATTACAGCAGAAGAATTATTGGTTTTGACACATGGGAAGGCTTTCCTTCGGTTCATGAAAAAGATGGAAAAGAAAGATATGCGCTAAAAGGCGCATACTCTGTTTCAAAAAATTACGAATCTTACCTGAACCAGGTACTTCGTACGCTCGAGAAAGAGAGTCCGCTTGATCATATGCAGAAATTTGAACTTGTTAAAGGAGATGCCAGCGAACAATTGAAAAAGTACCTAAAACAACATCCTGAAACTATTATCTCTCTTGCCTATTTTGATTTCGATATTTACGAGCCGACAAAAAAATGTCTCGACTTGATTCGGCCTCACCTGACAAAAGGTAGTGTTATCGGTTTTGATGAATTAAATCAGCCAAAATTCCCGGGTGAAACTGTTGCACTGCGTGAGGCTTTCGGCTTAGACAAATACAGCATTCGCAGAAGTCCGTATAGTCATTATCAGTCGTTTATTGTTGTGGAATGAGAGACGGGATTGGAGATTTTGGATTTTAGATTTTAGATTTTAGATTTTAGATTTTTTTGGAGTAAGGAAACGGTCTGGCTATATAAAAGTGATAGATTTTTATAGCTAATGAGAAAATGGACTTGCACTAACTAATCACTAACCACTAACCACTAACCACTAATAACTAATAACTAATAACTAATAACTATTTTCTCATTTCAATTTTGAAACGAAGTCAAGCAGTTCACGGGTTCTGCTTTCAAAAGTCAGTTGCTTAACATCTTCCATTGCCTGATTTGCAATTTTCTTTGCATATTCCTTTTCTTCAACCGCTTTCCGTATTCCTTTCGCAAGTGAAGCAGGCTGATCAGGCTCTACGAATATCACATTTGATTCATTGAGCACATCACGAGTGGCGGGAAAATCAGGAGTGACAACAGGGTTTCTTGTGGACAAGTATTCGTTTACCTTTTGCGGATAATTGAACTCTATCATGTGATCTTTGGATGTGTAATAGGAAACAAGTACATCCGCTGCAATCTGGAAATTTCTCACAAAAGTAGAATCATCAAAAAATCCGGTAAAGATGACATTGTTCACTCCTCTTTCCTCACAATATTTTTTTACAGCATCCACAACCTGTGGTCTGCCTCCGGTAAAAAGAAAATTATATTCCGGCAGCAATCCGGCTGTTTCGAAAATATAAATCACTTCCAGTACATCCAGACCAAGCTTTCCGGTGTACACCACCAAAGGTTTATCACTTTTGTAATCGATGATTTTCCTTGCTTCAATTTTCGTTGGATCGTTTTTATATACCGGAACCGGAGCCAGCGAAAGAATAAATTTCTCTTCAGGCACTGTGGCTATTTCACGGATGGCATCACGTGTTGTTGATACACCGG is a genomic window containing:
- a CDS encoding glycosyltransferase family 4 protein — its product is MKKVIVVTNIPNPYRIPLFNEMWRQCNDHKIEFKVIFGAQNYARRKFVLDMNDCLFPYEILDSRKLDFGNNEKIVFTYKGLLKALAKEHADCIIINGFSVGTLRLWWRSLFRKTPYVIWSGTVKSRGGKFSPLRVMQRKMLLRRAAAFIAYGQRAKEYLQDLGAKADNIFIARNTVDTRFFSEQTDRERKTMVNDPKKMHFTYVGFIIRKKNLEQLMKAVEVLSKHRQDFVLDLIGDGADKLFFEEYVKTHHLERVVNFAGFVQKSDLPQWLAKSSCFVFPSNYDIWGLVVNEAMSAALPCISSVHSGVTVDLIEDGVNGFALDFSDQNKVAEKMNWMLDHPQEALEMGQNARKTIAEKASIHISARAMVDAARFVIG
- the asnB gene encoding asparagine synthase (glutamine-hydrolyzing): MCGINGLFSFSGVGIDRAADNIAAMNERLSHRGPDDRGYWKDPSGKVFFGHLRLSIIDLSPSGHQPMISKNGTAIVFNGEIYNYKEIRERFFKNEQLNSSGDTEILLLLYEKFGEDCLQYLNGMFAFAIWDPAKEELFLARDRAGKKPIYYSMRNGVFAFSSEIKGLLELPYVKAELDEDALYHFLTYNLLPPPLTMFKGISKFHPAYKMKVGKNGIQSYEPYWDVNYTDLSNQSEEQVSEKIREAFSKAVDYRMVSDVPVGAFLSGGVDSSAVVAAMAKRSSHAVKTYSVGFEGQPDYDELKYAAVVAKKYGTDHYEKIISPQDIRDFLPKIIDIFDEPMADSTCIPIYFISQKARENGTIVVLTGDGSDELFAGYRNWQKFIKRHPAFQTYSALPDFLKRMVASGFEMVKPTSPFADILHRAANNQDFFWGGARSFKESSKRKFLSDEYNQRTSGLNSYSVIKEFRDRFDELQKRHPQLKFIDWMCYLGYKFNIPNFYLYRMDKLGMAHSIEIRTPFLDTDFVNLALSVPGPLKIKNNEPKYILKKSLEQELGHELLYRKKRGFNVPLREWAGDLISDYVGQNLKSFCKDHPQFSYPGLEEQLNRLRSGDQQVTNQLWTLYFLMSWFKKWLP
- a CDS encoding glycosyltransferase family 4 protein, which codes for MKKIIWQTKTHIVSDSFRDQRLSSIANGGNAYDYFSAMALKEKFSVEMSEAALLQAGESMLSYWRRMRKDVPSADAVICEPYPIVFGKRLSGIKYAGMVHHIDDVLGKSSVKHSWYFRRLKRKLQKLDMIVTVSSFWKTYLENIGCKNVKVIYNSFDPNPYTISQASVTGFKEKYNIPSDKHLIYIGNASRQKGAYEVYEALRNENYFLVMSGPQNHAPDLPVKYLKVDHSEYLSLLAASSVVITFSKMIEGWNRIAHEALLCGTPVIGSGVGGMRELLEGGGQKIVPLPEGLNQAVKEVLQNRNELAEKGKSFVSKFDMNYFRNAWLDAMDELLKA
- a CDS encoding class I SAM-dependent methyltransferase, which produces MAGSFYLFLKKGVKKRLKKYYRALRGDHFDNAGAVTELDYTVLKQGIDEVKPETYIEIGTGRGISATYVFNYLQSNYPGCHFYTLEIFPQHYEAIREKYKNADHFHALLGLSVTREETTNPAYEELANYTGPVNTLRNLLEKDLVSQKVDIAFIDSRKGSALAEFHLIEKHMSPKGIIFCHDILNRGKGVEVLMHLQQHKNRYDFDVIDTGPAGMIRIRLRNAAA
- a CDS encoding nucleotidyltransferase domain-containing protein — protein: MSRYFNGGCFTVKEGFLSSLFPALPFERNAQKVMDEYAKETFSEKVGTSISFHVPYYDGSNSGVLEMISALKDIRDDIAYAFVHGSLATGEEVIYSDFDGLIFLKDEVFTDKQRLINAAQKINQTREIMLRMDPLQHHGWFLLTESDLSHYPETYLPSDVIREAKSLLSERGDTLTIYPESNTDYYLPLKELCRHLRKKTQYTGQPRTLYQLKSFLSEFMMLPALYVQARDRQGIFKKYSFTAAAKDFKEEDWSIIEEVSKMRKNWPNEMTDFQKNLFSKIGYIWTQYRKRYGPGIPDSMKEQLDQKFYERVANLANLSEVYIFSLDN
- a CDS encoding crotonobetainyl-CoA--carnitine CoA-transferase, encoding MAKKDLNIAPSIVSQSQAQNRNEIIELFRKNPLPDDEMMRNLGLFLNPADLKKFLFINDLYVRNTGIHGVIMEFGVRWGQNLNLFQSLRSIYEPFNYSRRIIGFDTWEGFPSVHEKDGKERYALKGAYSVSKNYESYLNQVLRTLEKESPLDHMQKFELVKGDASEQLKKYLKQHPETIISLAYFDFDIYEPTKKCLDLIRPHLTKGSVIGFDELNQPKFPGETVALREAFGLDKYSIRRSPYSHYQSFIVVE
- a CDS encoding glycosyltransferase, which produces MRLCDSFAGHGVPVTIVYPYAYMKGNIHPRNIPVSYGLQYRVKTRMLFTPLRETSSKYAFLFWMMLAFSWSTLRIFISSLFSRKRTILFSRDPKLLVPALYFKKIFGRLFRVKVIFMAAEVKSNNLYRKVIRETDGIFAGVSTTRDAIREIATVPEEKFILSLAPVPVYKNDPTKIEARKIIDYKSDKPLVVYTGKLGLDVLEVIYIFETAGLLPEYNFLFTGGRPQVVDAVKKYCEERGVNNVIFTGFFDDSTFVRNFQIAADVLVSYYTSKDHMIEFNYPQKVNEYLSTRNPVVTPDFPATRDVLNESNVIFVEPDQPASLAKGIRKAVEEKEYAKKIANQAMEDVKQLTFESRTRELLDFVSKLK